A single window of Desulfobotulus pelophilus DNA harbors:
- a CDS encoding peptidylprolyl isomerase, with product MLKKSDYKEEVNGLSASFETSMGNFEVELFVKEAPETVWNFVNLAEGRQRTIRQGNFYDGLTFHRVIDDFMIQGGCPMGNGTGDPGYRFKDEFNKELRHNAPGILSMANAGPGTNGSQFFITLAPTPHLNNRHTVFGVVTKGLDVVMSIGKVSVDRQDKPVEPVILQKVTIQRA from the coding sequence ATGTTAAAAAAATCCGACTACAAAGAAGAGGTGAACGGCCTCTCCGCCTCATTTGAAACCAGCATGGGAAATTTTGAAGTGGAACTTTTTGTCAAAGAAGCCCCGGAAACCGTATGGAATTTTGTCAATCTCGCCGAAGGCCGCCAGAGAACCATCCGTCAGGGGAATTTTTATGACGGCCTCACCTTTCACAGAGTGATCGATGATTTTATGATTCAGGGCGGCTGCCCCATGGGTAACGGCACGGGAGATCCGGGGTACCGGTTTAAAGATGAGTTCAATAAAGAGCTCCGGCACAATGCCCCCGGCATCCTTTCCATGGCCAACGCAGGCCCCGGAACCAATGGCAGCCAGTTTTTCATCACCCTCGCCCCCACTCCCCATCTGAACAACCGCCATACGGTTTTCGGTGTGGTAACAAAGGGACTGGATGTTGTGATGAGTATCGGAAAGGTATCTGTTGACCGGCAGGACAAACCCGTTGAACCCGTAATCCTCCAGAAGGTTACCATTCAGAGGGCCTGA
- a CDS encoding Na/Pi cotransporter family protein: MHEIDWLGFTCQLLGGLGLFLFGMRMMSDGLQKSAGDSLRSILEKLTSNRFIGAFVGIIVTAMVQSSSATSVMVVGFVNAGLMNLTQALSVVLGANVGTTVTAQLIAFKISALALPAIGLGVFLRLFSKVPKRQYWGEILVGFGLLFLGLQVMTQGFVPLRQSEMFREAFVYFSVNPLVAALAGALLTMLVQSSSATMGITIALASTGLIDFYAAAAFVMGENIGTTITANIAAIGANKTAKRAALGHFLFNAIGVCYMLILLNFFTGFVDMITPGDPAFVNAEGFHPYAARHIANIHTLFNIINIIVFLPMIGFLALLCERIIPGRDIPDANATLLDEKLIDTPDMAVRQARKEVQRMSGYALEMLIMARKAMFEQDHKLINRIYELESSVDRMEKEIGTYLVKLYQTPMTERNSRYINSMMHVIHDIEKIGDYSESIARYAEKMIQDKMSFSDAAREEMAEIFDVAIRFCSHVFEGYNTGKFGIWVDTADENLIDQMKIQFKNNHMDRLSSGVCSVAMGILFVDILNKLEKVGDNAFNIAQVLVQRELG, translated from the coding sequence ATGCACGAAATTGACTGGCTAGGCTTTACCTGCCAGCTTCTTGGTGGTTTGGGGCTTTTTCTTTTCGGTATGCGGATGATGTCGGACGGCTTGCAGAAATCGGCAGGAGACTCTCTGCGCAGTATCCTGGAAAAGCTGACATCAAACCGTTTTATCGGTGCTTTTGTGGGAATCATTGTGACGGCAATGGTTCAGAGCAGTTCGGCAACTTCGGTCATGGTTGTGGGGTTTGTGAACGCCGGCCTTATGAATCTTACCCAGGCATTGAGTGTGGTTCTGGGTGCAAATGTGGGGACAACGGTAACAGCCCAGCTGATTGCATTTAAAATTTCTGCACTGGCACTCCCGGCCATCGGTCTGGGAGTTTTTTTGCGTCTTTTTTCAAAAGTTCCAAAGAGACAGTATTGGGGAGAGATCCTTGTAGGTTTTGGCCTCCTTTTTCTTGGCCTTCAGGTGATGACGCAGGGTTTTGTTCCCCTGCGTCAGAGTGAAATGTTCCGGGAAGCTTTTGTTTATTTTTCTGTCAACCCTCTGGTGGCCGCCCTTGCCGGTGCTCTTTTGACCATGCTGGTACAGAGCAGTTCTGCCACCATGGGTATTACCATCGCCCTTGCCAGCACCGGTCTTATCGATTTTTATGCTGCCGCAGCCTTTGTAATGGGTGAAAATATCGGGACAACAATTACGGCCAACATTGCTGCCATCGGTGCTAATAAAACGGCTAAAAGAGCTGCTTTGGGGCACTTTCTTTTTAATGCCATTGGTGTCTGCTATATGTTGATTCTATTGAATTTTTTTACAGGTTTTGTGGATATGATCACACCGGGTGATCCTGCTTTTGTCAATGCGGAAGGCTTTCACCCCTATGCAGCCCGTCACATTGCCAATATTCATACCTTGTTCAATATAATTAATATAATAGTCTTTCTGCCCATGATCGGTTTTTTGGCCCTATTGTGTGAACGCATTATTCCCGGCAGGGATATTCCGGATGCCAATGCCACTCTGCTTGATGAAAAACTCATTGATACACCAGATATGGCCGTGCGCCAGGCGAGGAAAGAAGTACAGCGCATGAGTGGCTATGCCCTTGAAATGCTGATCATGGCACGAAAAGCCATGTTTGAGCAGGATCATAAGCTGATCAATCGCATCTATGAGCTGGAAAGCTCGGTTGACAGAATGGAAAAAGAGATCGGCACCTATCTGGTCAAGCTGTATCAGACGCCCATGACAGAGCGTAATTCCCGCTATATTAACAGCATGATGCACGTAATTCATGATATTGAGAAAATTGGGGACTACAGTGAATCCATTGCCCGTTATGCGGAAAAAATGATTCAGGATAAAATGAGTTTTTCCGATGCTGCGCGGGAAGAAATGGCAGAAATTTTTGATGTGGCCATTCGTTTTTGCAGCCATGTCTTTGAGGGGTATAATACGGGTAAGTTTGGCATATGGGTGGATACTGCCGATGAGAATCTTATTGACCAGATGAAAATTCAGTTTAAAAATAATCATATGGATCGCTTAAGCTCGGGCGTGTGCAGTGTGGCCATGGGTATTCTTTTTGTTGATATTTTAAATAAGCTGGAAAAAGTGGGGGACAATGCTTTTAATATAGCTCAGGTACTGGTGCAGCGGGAGCTGGGTTAA
- a CDS encoding peptidylprolyl isomerase gives MLARIRAKASSWMVKFILGIIVLVFVFLGVESYHMGQQSKVVTVNGTVIDIEVYRAEYQSLVDQIRRQFGGNVSHEILELFRVEEQALQRLIERELLLQEAARQNLQVTDGEVAASIASIPAFQSKGAFDPALYRSLLERSGMGVAFFEARQREDLLLGKLQNLIFGGIHVSEMEVRDFFNARHRKIAMEAAVFRPADFTPEPVTEEVLLARYETHKEVYRTEPMRKAVFLRFAMDDFIDRIEVQEEEVHHEYEVRLESFRDPEKITARHILIQVDEDAEAERLSAAREDIERIRKEILSGADFSEMARQYSHCPSASEGGSLGTFPKEAMVAPFSAAAFALKEGEISEPVQTRFGWHLILVDEKRKESIKPLEEVAAGIRRELREEKARHKVYDAADAAYDATLSGADLREVSGIWELPLHTTSFFGRRGPSSGVTDGRAFAEAAFSLSDSEVSELVEIDDALYLISVTERVESRIPSFEETKDRLEADIRKEMASDMARAKAEEVLTLIQKGEAGASPLTVTGLFGKNDPIPQIGRLPALNRAVFSLENDKTMPDEPVNLEEGFAVFRILERVLPDEGFFMAARKEMEAELRGQKQNRMYGQWINGLKSGAKIKVEPAFQRQG, from the coding sequence ATGCTGGCACGGATACGGGCGAAGGCGTCCTCCTGGATGGTCAAGTTTATTCTGGGTATTATCGTCCTTGTTTTTGTTTTTCTGGGCGTTGAGTCCTATCACATGGGACAGCAGAGCAAGGTTGTCACTGTTAACGGCACAGTCATCGATATAGAAGTTTACCGTGCGGAGTATCAGTCCCTTGTGGACCAGATCCGAAGGCAGTTTGGAGGGAACGTATCTCACGAAATTCTTGAACTCTTTCGAGTGGAAGAGCAGGCTCTGCAGCGTCTGATTGAACGGGAGCTCTTGCTTCAGGAGGCAGCCAGACAGAACCTGCAGGTCACGGATGGTGAAGTGGCTGCATCCATCGCATCCATTCCAGCCTTTCAGTCCAAGGGTGCTTTTGATCCGGCTCTTTATCGGTCTTTGCTGGAGCGAAGCGGTATGGGTGTTGCTTTTTTTGAAGCCAGGCAAAGGGAAGATCTTCTTCTTGGTAAGCTTCAGAACCTTATCTTCGGAGGTATCCATGTGTCTGAAATGGAGGTGCGGGATTTTTTTAATGCCCGCCACCGAAAAATTGCCATGGAAGCGGCTGTGTTCCGCCCGGCAGACTTTACCCCGGAGCCTGTAACAGAAGAAGTTTTACTGGCACGTTACGAGACCCATAAAGAGGTCTATCGTACGGAACCCATGAGGAAAGCGGTTTTTTTGCGTTTTGCCATGGATGATTTCATTGACAGAATTGAAGTTCAGGAAGAAGAAGTCCACCATGAGTATGAGGTACGTCTGGAAAGTTTCCGTGACCCGGAAAAGATTACGGCCCGTCATATTTTGATTCAGGTGGACGAAGATGCGGAAGCGGAACGCCTGAGTGCCGCAAGGGAAGACATAGAGCGCATTCGCAAAGAGATTCTTAGCGGAGCAGATTTTTCTGAAATGGCCCGCCAGTATTCCCATTGTCCCAGTGCATCGGAAGGAGGAAGTTTAGGCACTTTCCCCAAAGAAGCCATGGTCGCTCCCTTCTCCGCGGCAGCTTTTGCTCTGAAAGAGGGTGAAATCAGCGAACCTGTTCAAACCCGGTTCGGCTGGCACCTTATTCTTGTGGATGAAAAACGGAAGGAAAGCATCAAGCCTTTGGAGGAAGTAGCCGCTGGTATCCGCCGGGAACTGCGGGAAGAAAAGGCGCGCCACAAGGTCTATGATGCTGCGGATGCAGCCTATGACGCTACTCTTTCCGGTGCCGATCTCAGGGAAGTCTCCGGAATCTGGGAGCTGCCCCTCCATACGACCTCTTTTTTTGGACGAAGAGGCCCTTCATCGGGTGTGACAGACGGCAGAGCCTTTGCTGAAGCTGCCTTCTCTCTTTCTGATAGCGAGGTGAGTGAGCTTGTGGAGATCGATGATGCCCTCTATCTTATTTCCGTAACAGAGCGAGTCGAATCCCGCATCCCTTCCTTTGAAGAAACGAAAGACCGCCTCGAGGCTGATATCCGTAAAGAGATGGCTTCTGATATGGCACGTGCCAAAGCAGAAGAGGTGCTGACTCTAATACAGAAGGGCGAAGCAGGTGCCAGCCCATTAACGGTAACAGGTCTTTTTGGCAAAAACGACCCCATCCCGCAAATTGGCCGCCTTCCTGCTCTGAACCGTGCCGTCTTTTCTCTGGAAAATGATAAAACCATGCCAGATGAACCTGTGAATCTTGAAGAAGGGTTTGCCGTATTCCGTATCCTTGAAAGAGTTCTGCCCGATGAAGGCTTTTTTATGGCTGCCCGGAAAGAGATGGAGGCAGAGCTCAGGGGACAGAAACAAAACCGGATGTATGGACAATGGATTAATGGTTTAAAAAGCGGAGCCAAGATAAAGGTGGAACCCGCTTTCCAGAGGCAGGGCTAA
- a CDS encoding class I SAM-dependent methyltransferase: protein MLISNPDKKKAAVIRYYREKADVFTRKAMAADPLSFLMPFVRQLSPAARVFDFGCGCGRDLKFLKEMGFHPEGIERSPELAAIARSYSNCPVHELDFEHGNLADRRAEALLFSGSLVHLTPDEVQYVLGLALPSLTPKGKVYVSLKEGEGIAEDSHGRCFFLWTEKRGSELWDRTGLRNLSFSRDVSIHGTVWLAWVLECGE from the coding sequence GTGCTTATATCAAACCCTGATAAAAAAAAGGCGGCCGTCATTCGGTACTATCGGGAAAAGGCAGACGTATTTACCCGAAAAGCCATGGCTGCAGACCCGTTGTCCTTTCTGATGCCCTTTGTCCGTCAGCTTTCTCCGGCTGCACGAGTTTTTGATTTTGGATGTGGGTGCGGACGGGATCTTAAATTCTTGAAAGAGATGGGCTTTCATCCGGAGGGGATCGAAAGATCGCCAGAGCTGGCAGCCATAGCACGCAGCTATTCGAATTGTCCGGTGCATGAACTGGATTTTGAACATGGGAACCTGGCAGATCGGAGGGCTGAAGCCCTGCTTTTTTCAGGCTCTCTTGTTCACCTGACCCCTGATGAAGTACAGTATGTCCTGGGTCTGGCCCTTCCATCCCTTACGCCCAAAGGAAAAGTGTATGTTTCGCTCAAAGAGGGGGAAGGGATAGCGGAAGACAGCCATGGCCGGTGTTTTTTTCTGTGGACGGAAAAAAGGGGGAGTGAGTTGTGGGACAGAACAGGATTGCGGAATCTGTCTTTTTCACGCGATGTTTCCATACATGGTACCGTATGGCTGGCCTGGGTGCTGGAGTGCGGAGAATGA
- a CDS encoding DsrE family protein — protein MAELHVVLHLDDPEEKRLGIGLTNLENLIRAAGGPAHVNAHFVVNGPGVKLFKELKQEFSQRLLALAEAGIHFVACQNALKANAMDPSELPEGMRTVPAGILELVRLQQEEGCAYIKP, from the coding sequence ATGGCAGAACTCCATGTGGTTTTACATCTTGATGATCCTGAAGAAAAACGACTTGGTATCGGTTTGACGAACCTTGAAAATCTTATCCGTGCCGCAGGTGGTCCTGCCCATGTGAACGCACATTTTGTGGTAAATGGCCCTGGGGTAAAGCTGTTCAAAGAACTGAAGCAGGAGTTTTCACAAAGGTTGTTGGCGCTTGCAGAAGCCGGTATTCATTTTGTGGCCTGCCAGAATGCCCTGAAAGCCAATGCGATGGATCCTTCGGAATTACCGGAAGGGATGCGAACCGTTCCAGCAGGTATACTGGAGCTTGTCCGGTTGCAGCAGGAGGAAGGGTGTGCTTATATCAAACCCTGA
- a CDS encoding A/G-specific adenine glycosylase, which produces MGFPPSENEISLFRAALLEWFHQNKRDLPWRRTRDSYAIWISEVMLQQTRVATVIPYFTSFIRLYPTLEALATADPERLLKAWEGLGYYRRLLNAKKTAILLTERGETSLPESRNSLLQLPGIGSYIASAVCSIAYGHRDAVVDGNVKRVMARLFTDPFPANGSSHRHYQPYADLLLDPLNPGDANQAIMELGALVCTPAKPQCPICPVSFFCKAFDQGTTGLFPVRNTKKKVPLYHIACAAVVDVMGNILVTKRPDSGMLPGFWEFPGGKCEKGESNEVACIREVYEETGLTVTNLHHLCTIDHAYSHFRIRLALFGCPAPGLEVRLTHAVDFRWIPSAEMKTLAFPAANRKCMPALLRWLQNQPDNFFSPPCRQSD; this is translated from the coding sequence ATGGGTTTTCCTCCGTCAGAAAACGAAATATCCCTCTTCCGGGCAGCCCTTCTTGAATGGTTTCACCAGAACAAAAGGGATCTGCCATGGCGCAGAACCCGGGACTCTTATGCCATATGGATTTCAGAGGTCATGCTGCAGCAGACCCGCGTAGCCACGGTCATTCCCTATTTTACCTCATTTATACGCCTATACCCTACCCTTGAGGCCTTGGCCACGGCGGACCCGGAAAGGCTTCTCAAAGCCTGGGAGGGACTCGGCTATTACAGGAGACTCCTGAATGCAAAAAAAACTGCCATTCTCCTCACGGAACGAGGAGAAACCTCACTGCCTGAGAGCAGAAACAGCCTGCTTCAGCTCCCGGGTATAGGAAGCTATATTGCCTCCGCCGTTTGCTCCATAGCCTACGGCCATAGGGACGCTGTGGTGGACGGGAATGTAAAAAGGGTTATGGCGCGACTGTTTACCGATCCGTTTCCTGCTAATGGCTCCAGCCACCGGCATTACCAGCCCTATGCCGACCTGCTGCTGGATCCATTGAATCCCGGAGATGCCAACCAGGCCATCATGGAACTGGGAGCTCTGGTCTGCACACCGGCAAAACCTCAATGCCCTATCTGCCCTGTCTCGTTTTTCTGCAAAGCTTTCGATCAGGGAACAACAGGGCTGTTTCCTGTCCGAAATACAAAAAAGAAAGTGCCACTTTATCATATTGCCTGTGCGGCTGTTGTGGATGTTATGGGAAACATTCTTGTAACCAAACGACCGGATTCGGGTATGTTGCCAGGATTCTGGGAATTTCCCGGCGGAAAATGTGAAAAAGGAGAAAGCAATGAAGTGGCCTGTATCCGGGAAGTTTATGAAGAAACGGGACTGACTGTGACAAACCTGCACCACCTGTGCACCATTGACCATGCCTATAGCCATTTCCGGATCCGTCTGGCCCTTTTTGGCTGCCCTGCACCAGGCTTGGAAGTCCGCCTGACCCACGCGGTTGATTTTCGCTGGATTCCCAGTGCCGAGATGAAAACACTGGCCTTTCCAGCAGCCAATCGCAAATGCATGCCTGCCCTGCTCAGATGGCTCCAGAATCAACCGGACAACTTCTTTTCTCCCCCATGCAGACAGTCCGATTAA
- the kdsB gene encoding 3-deoxy-manno-octulosonate cytidylyltransferase has product MKKIVIIPARWGSSRLEGKPLMPIKGRPMIQHVYERCRAAAVDAVVVATDDTRIAKAVKDFGGRAVITSADNRSGTDRVADAARILGLDPGDILVNVQGDQPLLHPSCINEVTRPLELDPSLSMSTLGFIIQDPREISDPKDVKVVLDSKGNALYFSRAAIPFPRDDGTACSYIKHLGIYAYSVHFLNIFMSLPTGTLEEIEKLEQLRALEHGYSVRVVMTEHDSPEVDLPEDIGRIENKMM; this is encoded by the coding sequence ATGAAAAAAATTGTAATAATCCCCGCCCGATGGGGTTCCAGCAGACTGGAAGGAAAACCCCTGATGCCCATCAAAGGGCGTCCCATGATCCAGCATGTGTACGAACGCTGCCGTGCTGCTGCTGTAGATGCCGTTGTGGTAGCAACGGACGATACCAGGATCGCAAAAGCAGTGAAAGATTTTGGTGGCAGGGCTGTCATCACTTCTGCCGACAACAGGTCCGGAACGGACAGAGTCGCGGATGCCGCGCGGATCCTAGGCCTTGATCCCGGCGATATTCTTGTGAATGTACAGGGAGACCAGCCTCTTCTGCATCCTTCCTGTATCAATGAGGTCACACGACCCCTGGAGCTGGATCCATCCCTGTCCATGAGCACGCTGGGCTTCATCATTCAGGATCCGAGAGAAATCAGTGACCCCAAAGATGTAAAAGTTGTACTGGATAGTAAGGGCAATGCCCTGTACTTCTCCCGCGCAGCCATCCCCTTCCCACGGGATGACGGGACTGCCTGTTCCTATATTAAGCACCTCGGCATATATGCCTATAGCGTTCACTTTCTGAATATTTTTATGAGCCTTCCCACCGGTACACTGGAAGAAATCGAAAAACTTGAGCAGCTCAGGGCTTTAGAGCATGGATACAGCGTACGGGTTGTCATGACAGAACATGACTCTCCTGAAGTCGATCTGCCGGAAGACATTGGACGTATTGAAAACAAAATGATGTGA
- a CDS encoding Maf family protein, with protein sequence MHQSNSPQGLILASASPRRQELLSQAGLQFQIITSDIDEESILADTPRILAAAIAQAKAREVATLHPENWILAADTLVVAGDQVLGKPANPEEAVSMLKRLSGISHQVITGVALCCTAQKKLRSYAVTTDVSFKELTAQEIAWYTATPEPYDKAGAYAIQGLAAHFIRHICGSYTNVVGLPICEVMESLSLAGIVPSYVQNQNGVHAL encoded by the coding sequence ATGCATCAGAGCAACAGTCCACAGGGCCTCATTCTTGCCTCAGCTTCGCCAAGGCGCCAGGAACTGCTTTCTCAGGCAGGGCTCCAGTTCCAGATTATCACAAGTGATATTGATGAGGAGAGTATCCTCGCAGACACCCCAAGGATTCTTGCCGCTGCCATTGCACAGGCCAAGGCCCGGGAGGTGGCAACCCTGCATCCTGAAAACTGGATCCTGGCAGCAGACACTCTGGTTGTGGCAGGAGACCAGGTTCTTGGCAAACCCGCTAATCCGGAAGAGGCCGTATCCATGCTCAAAAGACTCAGCGGAATCAGTCATCAGGTCATTACCGGGGTGGCTCTTTGCTGTACGGCCCAAAAAAAACTACGTTCTTACGCTGTCACAACGGATGTATCTTTCAAAGAACTCACGGCCCAGGAAATTGCCTGGTATACAGCCACACCCGAACCCTATGACAAAGCCGGTGCATACGCAATCCAGGGACTGGCAGCTCATTTTATACGCCATATCTGTGGTTCCTATACCAATGTGGTGGGTCTGCCCATCTGCGAAGTCATGGAAAGTCTTTCCCTCGCAGGTATTGTTCCCAGCTATGTGCAGAACCAGAATGGAGTGCATGCACTGTGA
- a CDS encoding YggS family pyridoxal phosphate-dependent enzyme encodes MNTSQRLANILQRMSDCCRRCGRESQPVSLVAVSKTKTESQIREASEAGQQVFGENYVQELVAKSENLKELALSWHFIGHLQRNKARLVVQHCELIHSIDSLRLADEINRQADRQNKVQGILLQIHMGGEETKNGILPEALPELLQKTASMPNLSVQGLMTIPPPAEHPEDNRPHFRHLRELMNACNQQAILNYPMTTLSMGMSDDFEVAIEEGATLIRIGTAVFGPRTPKT; translated from the coding sequence GTGAACACATCCCAAAGACTGGCCAATATTCTGCAGCGCATGAGTGACTGCTGCCGCAGATGTGGAAGAGAGTCCCAACCTGTCTCCCTCGTTGCCGTAAGCAAAACCAAAACAGAAAGTCAGATTCGGGAAGCCAGTGAGGCAGGTCAGCAGGTTTTTGGTGAAAACTACGTGCAGGAGCTCGTTGCCAAATCAGAAAACCTGAAAGAGCTTGCCCTGTCATGGCATTTTATCGGTCATCTGCAACGGAACAAAGCCCGCTTAGTCGTTCAACATTGTGAACTTATTCACTCCATAGATTCTCTGAGACTGGCGGATGAAATCAACCGGCAGGCAGACCGGCAGAACAAAGTCCAGGGCATTCTTCTCCAGATACATATGGGCGGCGAAGAAACCAAAAACGGCATACTGCCGGAAGCCCTGCCAGAGCTACTGCAAAAAACAGCTTCTATGCCCAACCTTTCTGTTCAGGGACTCATGACGATTCCTCCGCCCGCAGAGCATCCGGAAGACAACCGCCCCCATTTCCGCCATCTTCGTGAACTCATGAATGCTTGCAATCAGCAAGCCATCCTGAACTACCCCATGACAACTCTTTCCATGGGCATGAGCGATGACTTTGAGGTGGCCATTGAAGAAGGAGCTACCCTGATTCGCATCGGGACGGCTGTCTTTGGTCCGAGGACCCCCAAAACATGA
- a CDS encoding epoxyqueuosine reductase QueH produces the protein MKILLHTCCGPCTIYPLKKLREEGCSVMGFFYRHNIHPLTECLHREETLRIYAEKNHFKVIWQQGYELEEFLQSTVFREAERCRICYHKRLTATALLAKRGKFDAFSTTLLYSRFQNHALIHETGSAAGKKAGVPFFYRDFREGWQEGIEESKTEGMYRQPYCGCIYSEKERYLRSAQHGSQPD, from the coding sequence ATGAAAATTCTCCTTCATACCTGCTGCGGCCCCTGTACCATCTATCCCCTGAAAAAACTCAGAGAAGAGGGCTGCAGCGTGATGGGCTTTTTTTACCGCCACAATATTCACCCCCTTACGGAGTGCCTCCACCGGGAAGAAACCCTCCGGATCTATGCGGAAAAAAATCATTTCAAGGTTATCTGGCAGCAAGGATATGAACTCGAAGAATTTCTTCAGTCCACGGTCTTCAGAGAAGCGGAACGCTGCCGGATCTGCTATCATAAACGCCTGACAGCCACTGCCTTGCTTGCAAAGCGCGGTAAATTTGATGCTTTTTCCACCACCCTTCTCTACAGCCGTTTTCAGAACCATGCATTGATCCATGAAACCGGGAGCGCAGCAGGGAAAAAAGCCGGGGTCCCTTTTTTTTACAGAGATTTCCGTGAAGGATGGCAGGAAGGTATTGAAGAATCCAAAACAGAAGGCATGTATCGTCAACCCTACTGTGGTTGTATTTACAGTGAAAAGGAGCGGTATCTGCGCAGTGCACAGCACGGTTCCCAACCAGACTGA